From Ipomoea triloba cultivar NCNSP0323 chromosome 5, ASM357664v1, the proteins below share one genomic window:
- the LOC116021154 gene encoding WAT1-related protein At2g37450-like isoform X2, with the protein MKRNERVMKWLNGAKPYLGVLFLQLSNVGSAIISKVALNQGMNPFTFSVYRNVIATAFFIPFAMLFERPVLTLNLYYLGMRYSTATFTVTMINLVPAVTFLLAWIFRLENVKIKRLHSQAKIIGTTSTIGGAMIMTLVKGPTIVLPWTKHSNGIVSYSTQHVVNQHNDPIKAALLLTASCCCAATFAIIQAITLKSYPAGLSLTAMICMAGALQGTIFTLILERGNASIWSLHWDITLLTYVYHGLVRSGAVYYISGVIMKEKGPVFVTAFNPLCMVIVAIIGSFVLSEKLYLGRVLGAVVIFIGLYLVIWGKSKDQTLPNNDQNDALPIDHKHPQVQGLNKDIIVV; encoded by the exons ATGAAGAGAAATGAGAGAGTTATGAAGTGGTTAAATGGTGCAAAGCCATATTTGGGAGTGTTGTTCTTGCAGCTCAGCAACGTAGGCTCCGCCATCATTTCAAAAGTTGCCCTAAACCAAGGGATGAACCCTTTCACTTTCTCCGTCTACCGGAATGTCATTGCAACCGCTTTTTTCATTCCTTTCGCCATGCTTTTTGAAAG GCCTGTTCTCACCCTGAATTTATATTACTTAGGAATGAGATACTCAACAGCAACGTTTACAGTGACAATGATAAACCTTGTTCCGGCCGTAACATTTTTGTTAGCTTGGATCTTTAG GCTTGAGAACGTGAAAATAAAGAGATTGCATAGCCAGGCAAAGATTATTGGGACAACATCAACAATTGGTGGGGCCATGATTATGACGCTGGTTAAGGGACCCACCATAGTATTACCTTGGACTAAACACTCAAACGGCATCGTATCTTATTCCACTCAACACGTTGTGAATCAGCATAATGATCCCATTAAGGCTGCGCTCTTGCTCACAGCAAGTTGCTGCTGCGCAGCCACTTTCGCAATTATTCAG GCAATTACGCTAAAGTCATATCCTGCCGGACTCTCTCTCACTGCTATGATATGCATGGCAGGGGCACTGCAAGGCACTATATTCACCTTAATACTCGAGAGAGGAAACGCTTCCATCTGGTCCTTACACTGGGACATCACGCTCTTAACCTATGTTTATCAC GGGTTAGTGAGGTCTGGGGCTGTGTATTACATATCAGGGGTAataatgaaggaaaaaggacCCGTTTTCGTCACTGCATTCAATCCCCTATGCATGGTTATAGTCGCCATCATTGGTTCCTTTGTGCTTTCTGAGAAATTATACCTGGGAAG gGTTTTGGGAGCAGTGGTTATTTTTATTGGCTTGTACCTGGTTATATGGGGTAAATCCAAGGATCAAACTTTACCAAATAATGATCAAAATGATGCACTTCCAATTGATCATAAGCACCCACAAGTTCAAGGCCTCAACAAGGATATTATAGTGGTTTGA
- the LOC116021255 gene encoding WAT1-related protein At2g39510-like, whose translation MMRNERVVKWLNKAKPYLGVAFLQLSNVGSAIISKVALNQGMNPFTFTVYRNVISAGFFAPLALIFEWRTRPTMTISIFFKIILLGLIEPVLGNNLYYLGMRFATATFAVTMLNLVPAITFLLAWIFRLENVKIKRLHTQAKIVGTTSTIGGAMIMTLVKGPTIVLPWTKHSKNIVSYSAQHVVNQHTDYIKAALLLTACCCCIACSRIGQAIMLKSYPAALSLTALICMAGAVQSTIFTLILQRGNASIWSLHWDMRLFTYVYHGLLRSGTEYYISVIVMKVKGPVFVTSFNPLCMVIVAIVSSFVLSEKLYLGRVLGALVIVVGLGLVLWGKSKDQTSSDNNDHNHARITSTSNST comes from the exons atgatgagaaatgagAGAGTTGTGAAGTGGTTAAATAAAGCAAAGCCATATTTGGGAGTGGCGTTCTTGCAGCTCAGCAACGTAGGCTCCGCTATCATTTCAAAGGTTGCTCTAAATCAAGGGATGAACCCTTTCACTTTCACCGTCTACCGGAATGTCATTTCAGCCGGTTTCTTCGCTCCTCTCGCCTTGATTTTTGAATG GAGAACGAGGCCTACGATGACCATCTCCATCTTCTTCAAGATAATTTTGCTTGGCTTAATAGA GCCTGTTCTCGGCAACAATTTATATTACTTAGGAATGAGATTCGCAACAGCTACCTTTGCGGTGACAATGTTAAACCTTGTTCCTGCCATAACATTTTTGTTAGCTTGGATCTTTAG GCTTGAGAACGTGAAAATAAAGAGATTGCATACCCAGGCAAAGATAGTTGGAACAACATCAACAATTGGTGGGGCCATGATAATGACGCTTGTTAAGGGACCCACAATAGTATTGCCTTGGACCAAACACTCGAAAAACATCGTATCTTATTCTGCTCAACATGTTGTGAATCAGCATACTGATTACATTAAGGCTGCACTCTTGCTCACAGCTTGTTGCTGCTGTATAGCCTGTTCTAGAATTGGTCAG GCAATTATGCTAAAGTCATATCCAGCCGCACTCTCTCTCACTGCTTTGATATGCATGGCAGGGGCGGTGCAAAGCACTATATTCACCTTAATACTCCAGAGGGGAAATGCTTCCATCTGGTCCTTACATTGGGACATGAGACTCTTTACTTATGTTTATCAC GGATTACTAAGGTCTGGGACTGAGTATTACATATCAGTGATAGTAATGAAGGTGAAAGGACCTGTTTTCGTCACTTCATTCAATCCCCTATGCATGGTTATAGTCGCCATCGTTAGTTCCTTTGTGCTTTCTGAGAAATTATACCTGGGAAG gGTTTTGGGAGCACTAGTTATTGTTGTTGGATTGGGCCTGGTTCTATGGGGTAAATCCAAGGATCAAACTTCATCAGATAATAATGATCATAATCATGCCCGCATCACCAGCACCAGCAACTCCACTTGA
- the LOC116021154 gene encoding WAT1-related protein At2g39510-like isoform X1 encodes MKRNERVMKWLNGAKPYLGVLFLQLSNVGSAIISKVALNQGMNPFTFSVYRNVIATAFFIPFAMLFERETRPTMTTSIFFKIMLLALLEPVLTLNLYYLGMRYSTATFTVTMINLVPAVTFLLAWIFRLENVKIKRLHSQAKIIGTTSTIGGAMIMTLVKGPTIVLPWTKHSNGIVSYSTQHVVNQHNDPIKAALLLTASCCCAATFAIIQAITLKSYPAGLSLTAMICMAGALQGTIFTLILERGNASIWSLHWDITLLTYVYHGLVRSGAVYYISGVIMKEKGPVFVTAFNPLCMVIVAIIGSFVLSEKLYLGRVLGAVVIFIGLYLVIWGKSKDQTLPNNDQNDALPIDHKHPQVQGLNKDIIVV; translated from the exons ATGAAGAGAAATGAGAGAGTTATGAAGTGGTTAAATGGTGCAAAGCCATATTTGGGAGTGTTGTTCTTGCAGCTCAGCAACGTAGGCTCCGCCATCATTTCAAAAGTTGCCCTAAACCAAGGGATGAACCCTTTCACTTTCTCCGTCTACCGGAATGTCATTGCAACCGCTTTTTTCATTCCTTTCGCCATGCTTTTTGAAAG GGAAACAAGGCCTACAATGACCACCTCCATCTTCTTCAAGATAATGCTGCTTGCCTTATTAGA GCCTGTTCTCACCCTGAATTTATATTACTTAGGAATGAGATACTCAACAGCAACGTTTACAGTGACAATGATAAACCTTGTTCCGGCCGTAACATTTTTGTTAGCTTGGATCTTTAG GCTTGAGAACGTGAAAATAAAGAGATTGCATAGCCAGGCAAAGATTATTGGGACAACATCAACAATTGGTGGGGCCATGATTATGACGCTGGTTAAGGGACCCACCATAGTATTACCTTGGACTAAACACTCAAACGGCATCGTATCTTATTCCACTCAACACGTTGTGAATCAGCATAATGATCCCATTAAGGCTGCGCTCTTGCTCACAGCAAGTTGCTGCTGCGCAGCCACTTTCGCAATTATTCAG GCAATTACGCTAAAGTCATATCCTGCCGGACTCTCTCTCACTGCTATGATATGCATGGCAGGGGCACTGCAAGGCACTATATTCACCTTAATACTCGAGAGAGGAAACGCTTCCATCTGGTCCTTACACTGGGACATCACGCTCTTAACCTATGTTTATCAC GGGTTAGTGAGGTCTGGGGCTGTGTATTACATATCAGGGGTAataatgaaggaaaaaggacCCGTTTTCGTCACTGCATTCAATCCCCTATGCATGGTTATAGTCGCCATCATTGGTTCCTTTGTGCTTTCTGAGAAATTATACCTGGGAAG gGTTTTGGGAGCAGTGGTTATTTTTATTGGCTTGTACCTGGTTATATGGGGTAAATCCAAGGATCAAACTTTACCAAATAATGATCAAAATGATGCACTTCCAATTGATCATAAGCACCCACAAGTTCAAGGCCTCAACAAGGATATTATAGTGGTTTGA